A genomic segment from Dietzia psychralcaliphila encodes:
- a CDS encoding ABC transporter substrate-binding protein, producing MFRRQSRSTIALAALLVAGAAVAGCSRGEAQESTASEQAFSDPVTITNCGRESTFDAPPERIITMNAHVTETLIQMGAGDRIVGRGYDDREDVLPEVAEELEAIPGLAEEYPTWEQIVDLEPDLVVAGMRSAFDEKEGRSRDALEAAGIDTFLFSEYCGDGFPDFSMLETDFSQLGRVLGVEEGAQELTDSIVDRVEAVRATLDEAGVTGTPTFFYDGGEAEPTTIGGVGIGQLIGEYAGADNIFTEGDRPYLATTWEILGERRPEAIVVLDYGATSAEDKIAYLREQPIMSTTPAIRSDRIVVVPLADFFESSRMATSVETIARELYPDAFGR from the coding sequence ATGTTCCGTCGCCAGTCCAGGTCCACCATCGCGCTCGCCGCACTCCTCGTCGCGGGGGCCGCCGTCGCGGGGTGCTCCCGCGGCGAGGCGCAGGAGAGCACCGCCTCCGAGCAGGCGTTCTCCGATCCCGTGACCATCACCAACTGTGGGCGGGAGTCCACGTTCGACGCCCCGCCCGAGCGCATCATCACGATGAACGCCCACGTCACGGAGACCCTCATCCAGATGGGTGCGGGAGACCGGATCGTCGGCCGGGGATACGACGACCGTGAGGACGTCCTCCCGGAGGTCGCCGAGGAGCTCGAGGCGATACCCGGGCTGGCCGAGGAGTATCCCACCTGGGAGCAGATCGTCGATCTGGAACCGGATCTGGTGGTGGCCGGCATGCGCAGCGCGTTCGACGAGAAGGAGGGCCGTAGCCGAGACGCCCTGGAAGCCGCGGGCATCGACACCTTCCTGTTCTCCGAGTACTGCGGCGACGGGTTCCCGGACTTCTCCATGCTCGAGACCGACTTCTCGCAGCTGGGCCGGGTCCTCGGCGTCGAGGAGGGCGCGCAGGAGCTCACCGACAGCATCGTCGACCGGGTGGAGGCGGTCCGGGCGACGCTCGACGAGGCCGGCGTCACGGGTACCCCCACCTTCTTCTACGACGGAGGAGAGGCCGAGCCGACGACGATCGGAGGCGTCGGCATCGGCCAGCTGATCGGCGAGTACGCGGGGGCGGACAACATCTTCACCGAGGGCGACCGCCCGTACCTCGCAACCACGTGGGAGATCCTCGGTGAGCGCCGGCCGGAGGCGATCGTAGTGCTCGACTACGGGGCCACCAGCGCGGAGGACAAGATCGCCTACCTGCGCGAACAGCCCATCATGTCCACCACGCCGGCGATCCGCTCCGACCGAATCGTGGTGGTCCCCCTCGCCGACTTCTTCGAGAGTTCCCGGATGGCGACCTCGGTCGAGACGATCGCCCGCGAGCTCTACCCCGACGCCTTCGGGCGCTGA
- a CDS encoding Lrp/AsnC family transcriptional regulator, which yields MITAIVFVHAETARIPEVAEAIAEIDGVSEVYSVTGTIDLIVLVRARRNEEVADIVSDRLNKVPGVVNTETHIAFRALSKHDLEAAFSLGYDE from the coding sequence ATGATCACCGCCATCGTCTTCGTCCACGCCGAGACGGCGCGCATCCCCGAGGTCGCCGAGGCGATCGCCGAGATCGACGGGGTCTCCGAGGTGTACTCGGTCACCGGCACCATCGACCTCATCGTGCTGGTGCGGGCCCGCCGCAACGAGGAGGTGGCCGATATCGTCTCCGACCGCCTGAACAAGGTGCCGGGTGTGGTGAACACCGAGACGCACATCGCGTTCCGCGCGCTGTCCAAGCACGACCTCGAGGCGGCGTTCTCCCTGGGGTACGACGAGTAG